CAATGGTTTGATTGAGTTTTTTCGAGATTTTGCGATGCAATGGTTCAAAAAAACTAAAAAAGCCGATGCGATGCGGATCATCGACAAATTCCGCAGTCGGTTCAACCATATTTTCGTGCTCCAGATGGGGCGCATCCGTGAAATCTGGTTCAAGGGAGTGGGTGAACGCGACTTTTACTTGCAGAGCCGGATCGATCTGGATCGCCCGCTGGAACTGGAGCTGGTGTACGCGCGGATGATGATGTCGGCGCTCTTGCTTCGCCCGCAACCGAAACGGATGTTGATGATTGGATTGGGCGCGGCGGCGGCGACGAATTTTCTGCACGAACGATTTCCAGAGGCCGAGATCGACGTTGTTGAAATCGACCGTTCGGTTCGCGACGCGGCGCGCAAATATTTCTATTTGCAAGAGGATGAGCGCTACCGCGTGCATGTGATGGACGGTCGGGTTTTCATCAAGGAGCGGCTTGGCAAGCCGAGCTACGATATTATTTTTCTTGACGCCTTCAAGAGCGGTTCGGTCCCTTTCCACCTCAAGACCGTGGAGTTCTATCGTGAACTCAAGTCTCTGTTGACGCCGGGCGGGGTGGTGGTTTCGAATTTGTACGGCAAGAGCAACGCGCTCAAGCCGAACGATTGCAAATCATTCCTGAAAGTCTTCCGGCATGTCTATTGTTTTGAGGACGACGATCAGGTGGCGACGGTTTCTCTGGCCTGCGATCACGATTACGAATGGGGGCTGTCGGATTTTCGAGTCGAAGCGATGCGGCAGGAGGCTTCCTTTCATTTTTCCATGGAGACGATCGCTGATTATTATCGGCCTGGAAAATTCAAGGAGGGTCGCGGAAGCCGCGAGTTCAAGGATGATTTTTCAGGCGGACAATTCCTGCAGGCGGTGGAGCATAATAACAGCAATGAAACGGCCCATCGTCCCTACCCGATCAAGAATACGGAGTGATGAAAAACGTTTCAACTTGAGAGAGGGAGCGCGAAGGCGTGGATTTTAGACTGGTCCATGTCGGCGATGTAGATGCTGTCATTCCAAATCTTCAAGCCGCTGATGCGACTCCATTCGCCGCCGCGTTTGCCGAAGGAATCGTAAACCTTGAGTGGTTCAAGGTCGGCGTTGAACTGGAAGAGCCGGGAACCCCACACGTCTGAAGCAAACAGGCCGTGCGCCTCGTTAAATGCGAGCAGGTACAATTCCCCGCAGTTCAAGGTATCGTTGGATACCTTTTTTGCCAGCGTTCCGTCGGCGTTGAATCGTTTGAGTCGGTCGTCGGATTTGTCGGCGACCACAAAGGAGCCGTCGGGCAGACAGCATACCGCCACCGGATTTTGAAAACGACCGTCGGCTTCTATCGCACGATCGAGCGTTCCGTCTTGATCCCATATCCATATACAATTGTTGACTTGGTCGGCGGCCCAGACTCGCCCTTGAGCGCCGAGCGACAAGCCGGTGATCGGGCCAAGAGGACGATTCTCTTGTTCTTCAAATTGTTTGATGAAATGACCGCTGGCGCTGAACTTCAAAACGCGACCTTGTTTGCAGTCGGTGACGACAAGAGCGCCCTCGGCGTCGACGATCAAATCAGCGGGATTTTGCAGGCCTCCCGGATGCGCGCCCCAAACGCCAAAGCCCGACGGTGCGCCGCCGCTGGGTAAGATACGGCGGATGCGAGCGTTTTCCATGTCGGCGCAAAATAGCGAACCGTCTTCCGCAAAATCCAGACCGAAGGGGATGAAGGAGCGATGCAAATCGCGCTCGCCCTGGGCGATGGAATACTGCCAGGAAGCGCCGCGGGCGCGCGTATTGGGTTTTTGCAGATTTGAACATTTATCGAGCAGATTTCTTTTGCGGGCGCATTGGTACAGTCGCATTTCCAGAAGCGGCGTTCGTATTTTCAATTCGGCGAGACGGGCCTGCCGGTCGAGCGTCGCTTGCGCCTGACCTTGCAATGGAGCGGAAGATTCGGCTTCCGCCTGGGCGCTCAGTCCCGCATCCTCCATGGCGCAGGCTTTGCGCTCGGTCAGCAAGTTTTGCAACCGGGTTTCCAGAAGATCGCGATGGGCTTGCATTTGCTGGAGCAGGTTCGAGTCGGGCGCGTCGCCGCCGCTGGTCAGTAATGAACAACCGAGGACGAGACGGAACAGATTGGCGACTTCGTTGATCTCAAGCGTGATCAGCATCCGCCGCACCAGTCCGACCTGAAAGCTCACCACTTCAATATTATTATGGATGCTGATCGGCGTTTTCTTGTCCTGCACGTTGACCTGCGCCAATTGATTCTGCAGGTCGCGGTCTTGTTGCGCCAGAGCTTCCAATTGTCCGAGCAATTCTTCGTTCTTCTCAAGGTAGGAGGGAAACAGATCGGCCATGCCCTGCAATCGTTTTTTGAAATCATCGGCATCGCCAATCAGATCGCGCGAATAGAAATCCATGCCGACGGTCAGACCTTCCGCTCCGACTTCAAAAGGGAGACTTTCTGATAGTTGAACGCGGGTGATGTCTTCGAGGCGCATGTCCTCCACATCGAAGGGCGTTGGCGAAAAATAATCGCGGTCGATAGCGCGCGGCGTTGCCGTCAGACCGGCGCGACGCTTGAAGTAGCCGTCGGTGAGATCGTTCATGCGTAGAGACAGGTTCGCCAGCGCCGCCCAGTCTTCCTGCAGACCCAGCATGATTTTTGGGACCATCTGCGATCCCGGCGGCTTGACGAATAAAGTCTCGATGGTGTTCAGCGCCGCATCCCCGTCGGGCGCGGTTCTGCCAATTTCCTTGAGAACGATCATCAAACATTGCAGTTCCCAGATCAAATGACTGCACAGGTTAAGGATTCTGCGACTGAAGTCCAGCTTGGAAACAAACGCGCTCCACTGATCCGGGCTTTCCTGCATGGCTGAGAAATCGTTGAGCATGGCCTCTTCGTTTTTTTCCTTGGCGTCGAGATAACTCCCGATCAATTGGCACAGGCTGTTGCCGTCGCTTTCCAGAGATTTCAGACAGTCATTTCGATCTTGATCCGTTAAGGGCAGGTCGAGCAGGCTTTGCAGGTACTCGGCGTATTGTTCGCAGTGGAGGCGGTAGGCGCTGGTGCGACTCCGCGATTCGCGAAACAACTTTCGCTCTTTTGCCTCGAGTTCATAGAAGGGTTTGTTGAAGCGGTAGTCTTCTTCCTGATCGGATAGCAGTCGGTTCTGCTCTTCCACGTTGGCCTTGATCCATTCGGGCAGGATTTTGTCCCAATCGGCAAACAGGCGCATCAATTCCTGGCGCGATCGATTCAAGTCTTCGCGACAGGATACGAGATGTTGTGCGAGCAGGGGACCGCATGTCTCCGGGGCTTGCGAGTTTGCAGTGCGGGCCATTCGGTTCAGTAGAGCGATTTTAAACGTTAGCGTTTGAGGCTCTGCTTTCCGATCGAAAGCGAGTTGCGCGGCCTGTTTGTAGCATTCGTAAGCGCGCGCGTCGTCGTTTGATTCTTCGTAGCGCTGTCCCTGCCAGTCGAGATGGCGAGGGTCTGCGGCCTTCTGCTCCAGCGAATTTTCATCGGGAAGCGGGTAGACGTACAGTTCGGGCTGGAAGGCCAGGCCGACCCATAATTGATTGCCGTGCGCCGCAATCACGACGGGGCCTTCCATCGTTTTGGATTTCCCAATATGTGTGATGGCGCCGAGAAAAACGCCGGTGGAAGAAAGCGCCTGAATGCGGTTGTTGTTCATGTCGGCGACGTAAAGCAGATCGCCGGGGCCGACGGCCACCCACATGGCGTATTGGAATCCGTTCTCTCCCCATTCGCCGAAGGCGTCGATGCGGTTCCATTGCGAATCAAATTTCTGAATGCGATGGTTGCCGCTGTCCGATATATAGAAATTGCCAACGCTGTCTTGCGCGATGGAGGTCGGAAATTCAAACAAGGGCGGCGGTAGCAAGCGGGGGTGCGTGTGATAAAGGTGGGCCAGTTTCTCTTCGACGACAGAACCGCGACTGCCCAGTATTCCCAGCGACTGACCCTCGACCGAAAAAAACTGGAGGCGATGGTTGCAACGTTCCACCACGACGAGACGTCCTTCGGAATCGAAGCTCAGGTGATAGGGTTCGTTCAACTCAGCCGGCCCGTCGCCGTAGTTTCCGAAATGCTGAAGGGAATTCCCGTCGGCGTCGAAAACCTGAATGCGATGATTCCAGCAGTCGGCGACGTAGATCCGATCCTCGGCATCGACCGCGATTCCCTTGGGGTATTTGAACTGGCCGGGCTCGGCGCCCTGACCGCCGAAGGTTTTTTTCAAAACGCCGTCGTTCCCATAAATCTGTATTTGATGATTGAAGTCGTCGGAGATCAGGCAATCGCCGTTGGAAAGAAATGCGATGCCCGATGGCGGCGAAGCGCCTTCGGCTCCTTGTTGCTGGGAGCGTAAAGTGAATTCAGGAAAGGTTGATGGGTCGAAAGTCATAGGGATGGCGGATGGGTTGTTCGTTGATTCTGCGCGGCGCGTGAGCGCAATCCGGTCTGCATTTCATCATAATCCCGTTAAATTTACAACGTCATAGAACGCAGGACAAGCGATTCTGTCATGATTCCGACGGCAGGTCGGTCGGCTCGATTGCATATGGGTTGAGCGCCATGATCCTGGCTTTCAAATCAATCGGTGATGATAAATTTTTTCAATTCTTCATCCGAGGCTTGTCGACCGGACTGAATGCGCCAGCGCCGAACCAGCATCCTGGGAAGCATGCGCAGGGCGTCGAACTTGCTTTTTAGTAAAACGAGACCCTGCCCGCGTTGCGTGAAGTAACCAATGTCGCGAAACTGATGACGCAGGATCGAAGCGAAATATTTCCAGTATAAATTCAGCGAGTAATTTTTAATCAGCACCAGCACGTCGTTGCGTTTGCACAGGTAAACGTAGCGGTCGCTGTACAAGCCGACGGTGGCGGTGCCGATATGGTAGACCTTGGCTTTGGGCAGGTACACGCAGGGCATGCGCTTGAGCTGGCTTCGCATATTGATGTCGACGTCTTCCGCAAAAATGAAAAAGTCCTCGTCGAAGAGGCCGACGTCCTCGAACAATTCGCGACGGTAAATGCCCGCTCCGGCGCAGGCTCCGAAGACCATTTCCTCTTCTTCGTATTGCCCCTGGTCTTTTTCCCCCTGTCCGCGTCCGCCGCCAGCGGACCATGCGTGGAACAGATCGCCGGTGTTGTAGAAGGATTCGCGGTCGTGCAGAAACATCATCTTGCTGGTGCCCATTCCGCAATCGGGCCTGCGCTCCATGCCCAGATACAGTTCTTCCAGCCAGTCGGGTTCCACTTCGATATCGTTGTTGAGCAGGATGATGTAGCGGCCCTTTGAAACTTTGATGCCTTCGTTGCAGGCGATGGCGAAGCCCATGTTCTCGGGCAATTTGACGAGTCGAACCCAGGGGTGATTCTCTTCAATCCATTCGCGCGAACCGTCTATCGATCCATTGTCGACGACGATGACTTCGTAATCGTCGAGCGTGGTTTGGGTCAGGGAGTCGAGACACATGCCGACAAATTTCATGCCGTTCCAGTTGGGAACAATGACGCTGGCTTTCACAGAGTTGCCTTTCCGGTTTCAGGTTGCAGGGTGTTTGTTGAAGACGCGGGTTGATTCATTTCGGCGAGCGCGTTTCGGGCGCCGCCGTGGTCGGGGTCGAGTTCAAGGCAATCGAGAAGAAGGCGTTTTTTTTGTTCGCCTTCGGCGAGTCGTCCCAGACGGAACAGAGACGCCGCTTGAATATTAACATAGCATTTCTCAGAGCGTGACAGTTCCTGGAAAATCACTTGCGATTCGGCAATTCGGCGTTCTCTTTCCAGCGCAGATGCCAGGGCGTAACGCAGTAGACAGTTTTCAGGATAACGTTCGAGGATGCGGCTCAAGGTAACGGAATCGGCGTCCGCTTCAATCGAGGCCAGACTTGACGCTATATGAGCGATCACCCATTCGCGATCCCGAACATTCACAATGCTCTTTGTCGTCTCCAACAGCTGATTGAGCGCCTCTGTGTTATTGGCACGCTGGTGAATCGCTATGATTCCCTCCCACGCGACCATACGTTCCGACGTCTGCGGAAGCGCGGTTACCAAATATCCCAAAGCGGCGTTGTCGTCTCCTCGTTTTAACGCGAGCAGGCCGCTTTGGAAATTCCACTCCATCCGGTCGGAGGCGGTCCACTTGTCCTGATAGAGCGCATGCTCTTCGTGAAGCAACGTTTCGGCGCGCTCCAGTCGATTGTTTTGAATTTCCGAAGCCGCTATCTGAGTGCGCAGATACCAGCGATTTGGCTCCCTCTGCAAAACCTTATCGTAAGCCTCAACGGCTTCATCGTGTTTTTGAAAATAATGACACAGCTCGCCAAAGTAGAGTTGCCCTTCGAGATCATCCGGGTTGAGTCTCAGTAATTTTTTGCATTCCTTGTAAGCGCTGCGCGCTTCGTTGGGTGTAAAGGGACTGCGAGCGATGCCGGGAATATGCTTGCCTGCAGACGTCAGGCGATCCATCCATTGCATTTTTTCTTGCCATGAAAGGTTGAGGGGGTTTTGTGAAACCGAACGGAAGGCGTTCAGACGGTATACCGGAAAACGACATAGGGAAATTTTCACCTGTTTGTATTGCAGGCCGGTGAGGCGCTCGAGCTCATGCAGATCAAGGTCGTGAAAGGCGCGGATCAGCAAGGGCGGTTTGTGACGGATCAGGCCGCCGATCAGGTTGTCGTAATAAATTTCGAGTGAGGGCGTGTTCCAGGGGCCGATGCAATAATGCAAGTAGGTGTCGGAGGAAGGACGCCCCGTCAAGGGATAGAGCTGAACAAAGGTGCCCCAGATGTAGATGCGCTCTTCATCCAGCTTGTGGATCCGATACCAGCGCCGAAGGATTTTTGCGAGATAAGGGATATACAAATACTGATCGAATTTTTCGTAGCGGGCGATGGTTTCAGCATCGTTGGGACGCGCGTAAAAGAACCACAAGCGGGACAGGCTCCATAGCGTCGAAGCGGTCAAGGCCACTGCAATCAAGCCGCCAAGCGTCTCGTTTGTCTCCCATGCGGCGTTCCATGCGACCGCCGCTCCTACTGAAAAGAGGGACAGCGGCGGCAGGAAATGATAGCGCGAAAAGGCGCGTTGCCCGATGATCATTCCAAGGGCTCCGAGGGTCAGGCCCGCCATCCACAGTCCGTCGCCAGAGATATTAAAGGCGAATACCAGTCCTGGCAGTCCGACGAGCCAGAGCGGTAGCGAGCGCGACGCCAGTTGCAAGATTTCAGCCCTCAGACTGAAATACATGGATTTGGTTTTCGTCGAGCGGATGGTGGTGGCGTAACGCGCCGCCAATTGCCTGCGCGATAGCGAGTCCATATACCCGGCGCGCCGTTCCGCGATTTGCGATATCAGCGCGGGAAGGATCATGCCAGATACAAAAACAAGGCCGCCGTTTATTCCGAACGAATACAATGCGACTGGCGCCAGAGCCGCGCCGTGCAAACCCGCCGTGGTCTTGGCGAATGTTGCAAAGCCGAAGCACAGGCCCGCGACAAAAGCCCATTGCGGCCCGACGAGGCACAGAGCCGTTCCGAACAGAACCAGCGGAATGTAAAATTGTTCATGGTTGAATGAACCTGCCGACAAATCCGGCGAGGTTCCGTAGAAAGCGTAGAGCGCGCCGCCGATGAGCGCGGCGGTGGCGTCCCCCGTCAACATCCAGGCCAGCGCGTAAACGCCCCAGGCGCCGAGGATATGCAAGGCCGTTTGCAAATGGCGAATACGATCCACGCCGACCGATGGGTCTTTGTAGAAGCGATCCAGAAGTTTCATCTTCCAGATGGGAATCCCGATCAGTTGCAGATCCTTTTTCCATTCAAAGCCTCTGCGCTTGAATCGCGCAATATAGGTGTGAACCGCAAAATCGTCGTCGATGGGGAAATTGCGAAAGGGCAGGCGGGAAGACGCCGCAATGATAGCTGTGATCGCTAGATAAGCGATATGAAAATCCATGAGTCCTTGACGGTTCCTTGCGTTGACGGATAAACGGAATCTGAATTATAAAGATCGGCGTTTTCGGGAATATTCTTTAGGTCCGATGCGCG
This window of the Candidatus Nitrohelix vancouverensis genome carries:
- a CDS encoding glycosyltransferase family 2 protein, which produces MKASVIVPNWNGMKFVGMCLDSLTQTTLDDYEVIVVDNGSIDGSREWIEENHPWVRLVKLPENMGFAIACNEGIKVSKGRYIILLNNDIEVEPDWLEELYLGMERRPDCGMGTSKMMFLHDRESFYNTGDLFHAWSAGGGRGQGEKDQGQYEEEEMVFGACAGAGIYRRELFEDVGLFDEDFFIFAEDVDINMRSQLKRMPCVYLPKAKVYHIGTATVGLYSDRYVYLCKRNDVLVLIKNYSLNLYWKYFASILRHQFRDIGYFTQRGQGLVLLKSKFDALRMLPRMLVRRWRIQSGRQASDEELKKFIITD